The following are encoded in a window of Nibricoccus aquaticus genomic DNA:
- a CDS encoding 2-oxoglutarate dehydrogenase E1 component, whose product MNSLTLPTRANADLIEAAYRSWLDNPESVDPTWRAFFQGFALGNNSGGSITAAVGASTASGERVNIIDSIKQSQVHSLIYHYRALGHLQAHLDPLSPPPAPSPRLALSEFGLTEADLNESFDVGHYLNGGQMRLSEIIENLQKTYCGRIGVEYIHIQDTEIRRWLQEKMEPSRLQPKFTTKQKRRILRRLHKAELFEKFLHTKFVGQKRFSLEGGETFIAAIDAILEASPELGVEEIVMGMAHRGRLSVLTNILRKPFDVLFEQFSENYIPHTVGGDGDVKYHLGYESVLETSDGKKVEVRLAANPSHLEAVNPVVEGKARARQRIRGDTERRKVLPFLIHGDAAFAGQGIIAEAFNFSQLPGYRTGGTLHFVINNQIGFTTLPSDSRSSRYCTDIAKMIEAPVFHVNGDDPEAVCLVTLLALEFRLKFQRDAVVDMYCYRKHGHNESDEPAFTQPTLYKKIAAHPAISTIYTEKLIAENSQTQADSDAIKAEYTAAMEASFAKAKAAEAAASAKKEPADKFKGSTAIFQPAFNHTPVATGTTPAILEKTVLGLTRVPPDFKINPKIKRILDTRLEAFKAGGPVDWGFGEALAFGSLLLEGTPVRLSGQDCERGTFSHRHAVLYDFETREKYVPLLNLDEKQERFCVYNSLLSENAVLGFDYGYSLDYPQMLCIWEAQFGDFANGAQVIIDQFLVSGESKWQRNSGMVLLLPHGYEGQGPEHSSARLERFLQSCAENNIQVVNLTTPAQIFHALRRQMKRDFRKPLIVMSPKSLLRNPAAVSRIEEFTTGSFQEIIDDPQAPKKAARLIVCSGKVYYDLADYREKNKITDTAIIRIEQLYPLHKNKLAQLFDKYGRDARLIWAQEESQNMGAWSHIAPELEEIFGRKPKYAGRDAASSPAVGALAVHKLELSALLQDAFNL is encoded by the coding sequence ATGAATTCACTGACGCTTCCAACTCGGGCCAACGCCGACCTCATCGAGGCCGCTTATCGTTCGTGGCTGGATAATCCAGAATCCGTCGATCCCACCTGGCGAGCCTTCTTTCAAGGCTTTGCCCTCGGCAACAACAGCGGCGGCTCCATCACCGCAGCCGTCGGCGCCAGCACCGCAAGCGGCGAACGCGTCAACATCATCGACAGCATCAAGCAGTCCCAGGTCCACAGCCTCATCTACCACTACCGCGCCCTCGGCCATCTCCAGGCGCACCTCGACCCGCTCAGCCCGCCCCCGGCACCGTCGCCCCGCCTCGCTCTTTCAGAATTCGGTCTCACCGAAGCCGATCTCAACGAATCCTTCGACGTCGGCCACTACCTCAACGGCGGCCAGATGCGCCTCAGCGAGATTATCGAGAACCTTCAAAAAACCTACTGCGGCCGCATCGGCGTCGAGTACATCCACATTCAGGATACCGAGATCCGCCGCTGGCTTCAGGAAAAGATGGAGCCCTCCCGCCTCCAGCCAAAATTCACCACCAAACAGAAGCGCCGCATCCTCCGCCGCCTCCACAAAGCCGAGCTCTTCGAGAAATTTCTCCACACCAAATTCGTCGGCCAGAAACGCTTCTCCCTCGAAGGTGGCGAGACCTTCATCGCTGCCATCGACGCGATCCTCGAAGCCAGTCCCGAGCTCGGCGTCGAGGAGATCGTCATGGGTATGGCCCACCGCGGCCGCCTCAGCGTCCTCACGAACATCCTCCGCAAGCCCTTCGATGTCCTCTTCGAACAGTTCTCCGAAAACTACATCCCGCACACCGTCGGCGGCGACGGCGACGTAAAGTACCACCTCGGTTACGAATCTGTCCTCGAAACCTCCGACGGCAAAAAGGTCGAGGTCCGCCTCGCCGCCAACCCGTCCCACCTCGAAGCCGTCAATCCCGTCGTCGAGGGCAAGGCCCGCGCCCGCCAGCGCATCCGTGGCGACACCGAGCGCCGCAAAGTTCTCCCCTTCCTCATCCACGGCGACGCCGCCTTCGCCGGCCAGGGAATCATCGCCGAGGCGTTTAACTTCTCCCAGCTACCCGGCTACCGCACCGGCGGCACGCTCCACTTCGTCATCAACAATCAGATCGGTTTCACCACGCTCCCGAGCGATTCCCGCTCCTCGCGTTACTGCACCGACATCGCGAAGATGATCGAGGCCCCCGTCTTCCACGTAAACGGCGACGACCCCGAGGCCGTCTGCCTCGTCACGCTGCTCGCCTTGGAGTTCCGCCTCAAGTTCCAGCGCGACGCCGTCGTCGATATGTATTGCTACCGCAAACACGGCCACAACGAGTCCGACGAGCCTGCCTTCACCCAGCCCACGCTCTACAAGAAGATCGCCGCCCATCCGGCGATCTCGACGATCTACACTGAGAAACTTATCGCCGAGAACTCCCAGACGCAGGCCGACTCCGACGCCATCAAGGCCGAGTACACCGCCGCCATGGAAGCCTCCTTCGCCAAGGCCAAGGCCGCCGAAGCCGCCGCCTCCGCGAAAAAGGAACCCGCCGACAAATTCAAAGGCTCCACCGCGATCTTCCAGCCCGCCTTCAACCACACGCCCGTCGCCACTGGCACCACGCCCGCGATCCTCGAAAAAACGGTGCTGGGGCTCACACGCGTCCCCCCCGATTTTAAGATCAATCCCAAGATCAAACGCATCCTCGATACCCGCCTCGAAGCCTTCAAGGCCGGCGGTCCCGTCGACTGGGGCTTCGGCGAAGCCCTCGCATTCGGCTCGCTCCTCCTCGAAGGCACGCCCGTCCGCCTCAGCGGCCAGGATTGCGAACGCGGCACCTTCAGCCACCGCCACGCCGTCCTCTACGATTTCGAAACGCGCGAAAAGTACGTCCCGCTGCTCAACCTCGACGAAAAGCAGGAACGCTTCTGCGTCTATAACTCCCTCCTCTCCGAAAACGCCGTCCTCGGTTTCGACTACGGCTACTCGCTCGATTACCCACAGATGCTCTGCATTTGGGAAGCCCAGTTCGGCGACTTCGCCAACGGCGCCCAGGTCATCATCGACCAGTTCCTCGTCTCCGGTGAATCGAAGTGGCAGCGCAACAGCGGCATGGTCCTCCTCCTCCCGCACGGCTACGAAGGCCAGGGCCCCGAGCACTCCTCCGCCCGCCTCGAACGCTTCCTTCAAAGCTGCGCCGAGAACAACATCCAGGTCGTCAACCTGACCACGCCCGCGCAGATCTTCCACGCCTTGCGTCGCCAGATGAAGCGCGACTTCCGCAAACCGCTCATCGTGATGTCGCCCAAATCCCTCCTCCGCAATCCGGCCGCCGTTTCGCGTATCGAGGAATTCACCACCGGCTCCTTCCAGGAAATCATCGACGACCCGCAGGCTCCGAAAAAAGCCGCCCGCCTCATCGTCTGCTCCGGCAAGGTTTACTACGACCTCGCCGACTACCGTGAGAAAAACAAAATCACGGACACCGCGATCATCCGCATCGAACAGCTTTACCCGCTGCACAAAAACAAGCTCGCCCAGCTCTTCGACAAATACGGCCGCGACGCCCGCCTCATCTGGGCCCAGGAAGAATCCCAAAACATGGGCGCCTGGTCGCACATCGCCCCCGAACTCGAAGAGATCTTCGGCCGCAAACCCAAGTACGCCGGCCGCGACGCCGCGTCCTCTCCCGCCGTCGGCGCCCTCGCCGTCCATAAACTCGAACTCAGCGCCCTCCTCCAGGACGCGTTCAACCTCTGA
- the odhB gene encoding 2-oxoglutarate dehydrogenase complex dihydrolipoyllysine-residue succinyltransferase, whose translation MALLEVKIPPMGESISSGVLSKWHVKDGDIVKKDQPLFELETDKITSEGTAEAAGKISLKVAVGTEVKIGQAVASIDSSASAGSAAPAAAPAAESKSAAKSTEQSPAVRRVAAETGIDPATVDGSGKGGRVTKGDVLAAAEGKSAPAPTGPAPLAIPSRTAAPFPTSTPAAAPAPAASSGDRQTRKKMTPLRQKIAQRLVQAQHQAAMLTTFNEVDMSAVMDLRKKYQDDFVKKNGFKLGFMSFFTKAVVNALQEIPGINAQIDGDTIVQNNYYDIGVAVSTEKGLMVPVIRNCDQLNMAGIEKGIADVAKKARDGKITLADLDGGVFTITNGGTFGSMLSTPIINAPQSAILGLHAINDRPVAVNGQVVIRPMMYLALSYDHRLVDGKEAVTFLVKVKQAIEDPARLLLSV comes from the coding sequence ATGGCTCTCCTCGAAGTTAAAATCCCGCCCATGGGCGAATCCATCAGCTCCGGCGTCCTCTCCAAGTGGCACGTCAAAGACGGCGACATCGTCAAAAAGGACCAGCCGCTCTTCGAGTTGGAGACCGATAAAATCACCTCCGAAGGCACCGCCGAAGCCGCGGGCAAAATCTCCCTCAAAGTTGCCGTCGGCACCGAAGTGAAAATCGGCCAGGCCGTCGCCTCCATCGATTCCAGCGCCTCCGCCGGTTCTGCTGCTCCCGCAGCCGCACCAGCCGCCGAATCGAAGTCCGCCGCCAAATCCACCGAGCAATCTCCCGCCGTCCGCCGCGTCGCCGCCGAAACCGGCATCGACCCCGCCACGGTCGACGGCTCAGGCAAAGGTGGCCGCGTCACCAAAGGCGACGTGCTCGCCGCCGCCGAAGGCAAATCCGCTCCCGCGCCCACCGGCCCGGCTCCTCTCGCGATCCCTTCGCGCACCGCCGCTCCTTTCCCGACCTCGACACCCGCAGCCGCGCCCGCTCCAGCCGCCTCCTCCGGCGACCGCCAGACGCGCAAGAAGATGACTCCCCTGCGCCAGAAGATCGCGCAACGTCTCGTCCAGGCCCAGCACCAGGCCGCCATGCTCACGACCTTCAACGAGGTCGACATGTCCGCCGTCATGGACCTCCGCAAAAAGTACCAGGACGACTTCGTCAAAAAGAACGGCTTCAAGCTCGGCTTCATGTCCTTCTTCACGAAGGCCGTCGTCAACGCCCTCCAGGAAATCCCCGGCATCAACGCCCAGATCGACGGCGATACCATCGTCCAGAATAATTACTACGACATCGGCGTCGCCGTCTCGACCGAGAAGGGCCTCATGGTCCCCGTCATCCGCAACTGCGATCAGCTCAACATGGCTGGCATCGAAAAAGGAATCGCCGACGTCGCTAAGAAAGCCCGCGACGGCAAAATCACCCTCGCCGACCTCGACGGCGGCGTCTTCACGATCACCAACGGCGGCACTTTCGGCTCGATGCTCTCGACCCCGATCATCAACGCCCCGCAAAGCGCCATCCTCGGCCTCCACGCCATCAACGACCGCCCTGTCGCCGTCAACGGCCAGGTCGTCATCCGCCCGATGATGTATCTGGCACTCAGTTACGACCACCGCCTCGTCGACGGCAAAGAAGCCGTCACCTTCCTCGTGAAAGTGAAACAAGCCATCGAAGACCCCGCCCGCCTCCTTCTCAGCGTCTAA
- the lpdA gene encoding dihydrolipoyl dehydrogenase, producing the protein MSSQSFDLIVIGAGPGGYVCAFRAAQLGLKVALIEKRATLGGTCLNVGCIPSKALLHSSEQFVFAKSHAAEHGIKLSSVELDLASLLKKKDGVVTKLTGGVAALAKARKITVVTGAAKFVSPTEVEVATANPAEPQRLTAKNIVIATGSAPVELPFMKFDGELVVSSDHAIAFDKVPKKLIVVGGGVIGLELGSVWSRLGSDVTVVEFLPKIAATYDDDIVRNFSRLLQKQGLKIEVNAKVTGLRTDGPIKVLTAEREGKVLEFETDKVLVAVGRRPFTDNLALDKAGVVLDDKKRVKVDDHLRTNVPGIWAIGDVVAGPMLAHKAEEDGVAVAEWIAGKHGHINWDLMPAIVYTDPEVASVGLGEDAAKAKGLAVNIGKFNFAANGRAIANDATDGYVKIIADAKTDKILGAQIIGRGAGELISEIVTHMEYGGSAEDLARTVHAHPTMSEAVKEAALAVSKSALHAI; encoded by the coding sequence ATGTCCTCCCAATCTTTCGACCTCATCGTCATCGGCGCCGGCCCCGGCGGTTATGTGTGCGCCTTCCGCGCCGCCCAGCTCGGCCTCAAGGTCGCCCTCATCGAGAAACGCGCCACCCTCGGCGGCACCTGCCTCAACGTCGGCTGCATCCCGAGCAAAGCCCTGCTCCACTCCTCCGAGCAATTCGTCTTCGCCAAATCCCACGCCGCCGAACACGGCATCAAACTCTCCTCCGTCGAACTCGATCTCGCGTCCCTTCTCAAAAAGAAGGACGGCGTCGTCACCAAACTCACCGGCGGCGTCGCCGCCCTCGCCAAGGCCCGCAAGATCACCGTCGTCACCGGCGCCGCGAAATTCGTTTCTCCGACCGAGGTCGAAGTCGCCACCGCCAATCCCGCCGAGCCTCAGCGTCTCACCGCGAAAAACATCGTCATCGCCACCGGCTCAGCGCCCGTCGAGCTGCCGTTCATGAAGTTCGACGGCGAACTCGTCGTCTCCAGCGACCACGCCATCGCCTTCGATAAAGTCCCGAAAAAACTCATCGTCGTTGGCGGCGGCGTCATCGGCCTCGAACTAGGCTCCGTCTGGTCCCGGCTCGGCTCCGACGTCACCGTCGTTGAATTCCTCCCGAAAATCGCCGCGACCTACGACGACGACATCGTCCGCAATTTCTCCCGCCTCCTCCAGAAGCAAGGCCTCAAGATCGAGGTGAACGCCAAAGTCACCGGCCTCCGCACCGACGGCCCCATCAAAGTCCTCACCGCCGAGCGCGAGGGCAAAGTCCTCGAATTCGAAACCGATAAAGTCCTCGTCGCCGTCGGCCGCCGTCCCTTCACCGACAACCTCGCCCTCGATAAAGCGGGCGTCGTTCTCGACGACAAGAAGCGCGTCAAAGTCGACGACCACCTTCGCACCAACGTCCCTGGCATCTGGGCCATCGGCGACGTAGTTGCCGGTCCAATGCTCGCTCACAAAGCCGAGGAAGACGGCGTCGCCGTCGCCGAATGGATCGCCGGCAAACACGGCCACATCAACTGGGACCTCATGCCCGCCATCGTCTACACCGACCCCGAGGTCGCCAGCGTCGGCCTCGGCGAAGACGCCGCCAAAGCCAAGGGCCTCGCGGTCAACATCGGCAAATTCAACTTCGCCGCCAACGGCCGCGCCATCGCCAACGACGCGACCGACGGCTACGTGAAGATCATCGCCGACGCCAAGACCGACAAAATCCTCGGCGCCCAGATCATTGGCCGCGGCGCCGGTGAACTCATTAGCGAAATCGTCACGCACATGGAATACGGCGGCAGCGCCGAAGACCTCGCCCGCACGGTCCACGCGCACCCGACGATGAGCGAAGCCGTCAAAGAAGCCGCCCTCGCCGTCAGCAAAAGCGCCCTCCACGCGATCTGA
- a CDS encoding phosphatase PAP2 family protein has product MIAHLKSLWRRSGWNEFVLTSAGLAFIVAVCGFVLLARAAPQGEYLELEEKLMLSLRQPDDVSRIIGPWWVQEVARDVSALGSAMTLILMTVLVLGYLLLRRGYAAAALVVVATLGGYGISGSLKNVFDRERPDVVPHLSHVTSESFPSGHSMLASVVYLTLGALLAQTAVRKREKIYFINVALFLAFIIGVSRVLLGVHYPTDVLAGWSAGTAWALLCWCATYWLQRRGTMRSDLVDEDGSAS; this is encoded by the coding sequence ATGATTGCACATCTGAAAAGCCTTTGGAGGCGCTCGGGTTGGAACGAGTTCGTTTTAACCAGTGCAGGTCTGGCGTTCATCGTGGCGGTGTGTGGTTTCGTACTGCTGGCGCGAGCCGCTCCGCAGGGTGAGTATCTTGAGCTGGAGGAAAAGCTGATGCTCTCGCTGAGGCAGCCAGATGACGTCTCGCGAATCATCGGTCCATGGTGGGTGCAGGAAGTGGCGCGCGATGTCAGCGCGTTGGGCAGTGCGATGACGCTGATTCTGATGACGGTGCTGGTGCTGGGGTACCTGCTCTTGCGCCGCGGATATGCGGCGGCGGCGTTGGTGGTTGTAGCGACCCTGGGCGGTTATGGGATCAGCGGTTCGCTCAAAAACGTCTTTGATCGCGAGCGGCCGGATGTGGTGCCGCATCTATCGCATGTGACCTCGGAGAGTTTTCCCAGCGGGCATTCTATGCTGGCGTCGGTGGTTTATCTGACGCTCGGGGCCCTGCTCGCGCAGACGGCGGTGCGTAAACGAGAGAAGATTTATTTTATCAATGTGGCGCTATTTTTGGCCTTTATCATCGGGGTCAGCCGCGTGCTGCTCGGCGTGCATTATCCAACCGATGTGCTGGCGGGCTGGAGCGCGGGGACGGCTTGGGCGCTGCTGTGTTGGTGTGCGACGTACTGGCTGCAGCGGCGCGGGACGATGAGAAGCGATCTGGTGGATGAAGACGGAAGTGCTTCTTGA
- a CDS encoding diacylglycerol/lipid kinase family protein, producing MHVIAILNEKAGTAANDDAVTDQSLREAFASSGFQAEIHLLPPAQIEKALQQAIERRPQAIFVGGGDGTVSATAGQLADTEIPLGVLPLGTLNHFAKDLGLPPDWREAIAALAGGNTRSVDVAEVNGHLFVNNCSIGAYADAVRHREELRERHQHGKWFAMLIASFRVFRRFRRIRFRLQSDDGEFALRSPFLLVANNCYEGNILSQSLRERIDGGQLWIYSTRARRHFTFLRMVWQALRRELAAADALDTHSTTEATVHLDAPTVAAAADGEILELKTPLRFRIRPGALRVLAPPAGYAKSNSS from the coding sequence ATGCACGTCATCGCCATCCTCAATGAGAAAGCCGGCACCGCTGCAAACGACGACGCCGTCACCGATCAATCACTACGCGAAGCATTCGCCTCATCGGGCTTCCAAGCCGAAATCCACCTGCTCCCGCCAGCACAGATCGAGAAAGCTCTCCAACAAGCCATCGAACGCCGCCCGCAGGCCATCTTTGTCGGTGGTGGCGATGGCACCGTCAGCGCAACAGCAGGCCAGCTCGCTGACACTGAAATTCCCCTCGGCGTACTTCCACTTGGGACACTTAACCACTTTGCCAAAGACCTCGGCCTCCCGCCTGATTGGCGTGAGGCGATTGCCGCTCTCGCCGGCGGGAATACTCGCTCGGTTGATGTCGCCGAGGTCAACGGACACCTTTTCGTCAATAACTGCTCGATCGGCGCATACGCCGACGCCGTGCGCCACCGCGAAGAACTGCGTGAGCGGCATCAGCACGGCAAATGGTTCGCCATGCTGATCGCATCGTTTCGTGTTTTTCGCCGCTTCCGCCGCATTCGCTTTCGCCTGCAATCCGACGACGGCGAATTCGCCCTGCGCTCTCCATTCCTCCTCGTCGCCAACAATTGCTACGAGGGCAATATCCTCTCCCAAAGCCTGCGCGAGCGCATCGACGGTGGACAGCTCTGGATCTACTCCACCCGCGCTCGCCGTCACTTCACGTTTCTTCGCATGGTCTGGCAGGCACTCCGCCGTGAACTCGCCGCCGCCGATGCGCTCGACACTCACTCGACGACCGAAGCAACGGTGCATCTCGATGCACCCACTGTAGCCGCAGCCGCCGACGGAGAAATCCTCGAACTAAAAACACCGCTCCGCTTTCGCATTCGTCCCGGTGCCCTGCGCGTCCTCGCGCCACCCGCCGGCTACGCAAAAAGCAATAGCTCATGA
- a CDS encoding metallophosphoesterase family protein, which translates to MRKVAHISDLHFGAHLPAVAEALRVDLHAFDPALVIASGDFTQRARSSQFEQARDFLSRLPRPQLVVPGNHDIPLYDFTRRFLSPLGRYRRYISSEDDPVFRDDELFVAGLNTARSLTWKNGRISHQQLKKLQQRLQDAGPRLKLVVTHHPFIPPPDGAGIALVGRASHAIPILASSGVDLLLAGHLHHGYVGDTRAHYPSSDRGIIAVQAGTAISRRVRHEPNAYNQLTLQLDSVEIETRVYRDGAFTRLSVLIFKRIEQLWVRSEQ; encoded by the coding sequence ATGAGAAAGGTCGCGCATATCTCTGACCTGCATTTCGGAGCGCATCTGCCCGCAGTCGCCGAAGCGTTACGTGTCGATCTCCACGCATTTGATCCCGCGCTCGTCATCGCCAGCGGTGATTTCACCCAGCGGGCCCGCAGTAGCCAGTTCGAGCAAGCGCGTGATTTCCTCTCCCGATTGCCTCGCCCGCAACTCGTCGTCCCCGGCAATCACGACATCCCTCTCTACGATTTCACGCGACGTTTCCTGTCACCGCTCGGTCGCTACCGCCGGTACATCTCTAGCGAGGACGATCCGGTCTTCCGCGACGACGAACTCTTTGTCGCCGGTCTTAACACCGCACGCTCCCTCACCTGGAAAAACGGGCGCATTTCTCATCAGCAGCTAAAGAAGCTCCAGCAACGTCTCCAGGATGCTGGTCCACGCCTGAAACTCGTCGTCACGCATCATCCGTTTATCCCCCCGCCCGACGGTGCCGGCATCGCTCTCGTCGGACGCGCATCACACGCGATTCCGATTCTTGCTTCCAGCGGCGTCGATCTCCTGCTCGCCGGCCACCTCCATCACGGTTACGTCGGCGACACCCGCGCGCACTATCCGTCCTCCGACCGTGGCATCATCGCGGTGCAAGCCGGCACCGCCATCTCCCGTCGCGTACGCCACGAGCCTAACGCCTACAACCAACTAACGCTCCAGCTGGACAGCGTGGAAATCGAAACGCGGGTCTATCGTGACGGAGCCTTCACCCGTCTCTCTGTTCTTATCTTCAAACGCATCGAACAGCTCTGGGTGCGCTCCGAGCAGTAA
- a CDS encoding DUF4337 family protein → MGIAFSALRPVPSDERRAVEDERAMAVAERADDRASNAAARVIVFLSLAGGSRRKARQVKIKIPQELKDAAPQTTWGRVLNATPIVMTVIATMLAGLASSEMTQAQYDRSLAAQQQSKAGDQWAFFQAKRMRSAVQSGTLDVVQTTQMERGLDVEGLKALAATLPEAAEVQTALGFLLAGKLPEQAAAPVPVAGVKAALDAVEHGETEPELTRILNAVKPVEIAEALKAAQGHARSFDGVLRPVVTGGDRLGDLLEPTTTVHRALSRDFTVLRLRYSAMRYDAEARLNQAVASLYELQVRQSNLSAERHHRRSQRFFFGMLAAQAAVIIATFAMAARKRSMLWLLAAAAGTGALIFAVYVYLYL, encoded by the coding sequence ATGGGAATCGCGTTTTCCGCTTTGCGGCCAGTTCCTTCGGACGAGCGGCGGGCTGTTGAGGATGAGCGGGCAATGGCCGTGGCTGAACGGGCGGACGATCGTGCGTCGAACGCGGCGGCGCGGGTGATTGTTTTCCTCTCGCTGGCTGGTGGGAGCAGGCGCAAAGCTCGTCAGGTGAAGATTAAAATCCCGCAGGAGCTCAAGGATGCCGCGCCGCAAACGACGTGGGGGCGCGTGCTGAACGCCACGCCGATCGTGATGACGGTGATCGCAACGATGCTCGCAGGGCTGGCGTCGAGCGAGATGACGCAGGCGCAGTATGATCGCTCGCTGGCGGCGCAGCAGCAGTCGAAGGCAGGCGACCAGTGGGCGTTTTTTCAGGCGAAGCGGATGCGGAGCGCGGTGCAGTCCGGGACGCTCGATGTGGTGCAAACGACGCAGATGGAGCGAGGGCTGGATGTGGAAGGATTGAAGGCGCTGGCGGCGACGCTGCCGGAAGCAGCGGAGGTGCAGACGGCGCTAGGGTTTTTATTGGCGGGGAAACTGCCCGAGCAGGCGGCGGCTCCGGTGCCGGTGGCGGGGGTGAAAGCGGCGCTGGATGCGGTGGAGCACGGAGAGACTGAGCCGGAGCTCACGCGGATTTTGAATGCGGTGAAACCGGTGGAGATCGCGGAGGCGTTGAAGGCGGCGCAGGGACATGCGCGGTCATTTGACGGCGTGCTGCGGCCGGTGGTGACGGGCGGAGACCGGCTCGGGGATTTGCTGGAGCCGACGACGACGGTGCATCGCGCGCTCAGCCGGGATTTCACGGTGCTGCGGCTGCGGTATTCGGCGATGCGTTACGACGCGGAGGCGCGGCTGAATCAGGCGGTGGCGAGCCTGTACGAACTTCAGGTGCGGCAGAGCAATCTTTCGGCGGAGCGGCATCACCGGAGGAGCCAGCGGTTTTTCTTCGGGATGCTGGCGGCGCAAGCGGCGGTGATCATCGCGACGTTTGCGATGGCTGCGCGCAAGAGGAGCATGTTGTGGTTGCTGGCGGCGGCGGCGGGCACGGGTGCGCTGATCTTTGCGGTGTATGTTTACCTGTATCTGTGA
- a CDS encoding alpha/beta hydrolase, translating into MTASNISARLFAILTSVASFFSSPLVHAQTEVPLWHDGAPGLKHDQPEVSDDRHETGRVDRYLSFVSTPTLTIYPAPGDALNRPAVLVVPGGGFRYICIDKEGIEAAHWLNSIGLTAAVLKYRTMNPAIERSGKTIEALLALGDIERAMRVLRANASAWKIDPSRIGVMGFSAGGVMSLKLLIDSDAGNSSASDPVEKASSRPDFIALVYTGLPGGKWPKVDASTPPVFIAHASDDPKAPALVATKIYQHLQEGGASAELHIFSKGDHGFGALPPKGSVRSWTTLCAGWLRDQGILPAEPAAK; encoded by the coding sequence ATGACCGCTTCAAATATCTCCGCCCGCCTCTTCGCCATTTTAACCAGCGTTGCCTCCTTTTTCTCCAGCCCGCTCGTCCACGCCCAAACCGAAGTCCCCCTTTGGCACGACGGCGCTCCCGGCCTCAAACACGACCAGCCCGAAGTCTCCGACGATCGCCACGAAACCGGCCGCGTCGATCGCTACCTCAGCTTCGTCAGCACGCCCACGCTCACCATTTATCCCGCTCCGGGCGACGCCCTCAACCGTCCCGCCGTGCTCGTCGTCCCAGGCGGCGGCTTCCGCTATATCTGCATCGACAAGGAAGGCATCGAAGCCGCGCACTGGCTCAACTCTATCGGCCTCACCGCCGCCGTTCTGAAATACCGCACGATGAATCCCGCCATCGAACGCAGCGGAAAAACCATCGAAGCGCTCCTCGCTCTCGGCGACATCGAGCGCGCCATGCGCGTCCTCCGCGCCAACGCCTCCGCCTGGAAAATCGATCCCTCGCGCATCGGCGTCATGGGCTTTTCCGCCGGCGGGGTGATGTCCCTCAAGCTCCTCATCGACTCCGACGCAGGCAACTCATCCGCCTCCGATCCCGTGGAAAAAGCAAGCAGCCGTCCCGACTTCATCGCCCTCGTTTACACCGGCCTGCCCGGTGGAAAATGGCCCAAGGTCGACGCTTCCACGCCGCCCGTTTTCATCGCCCACGCCTCCGACGACCCCAAAGCTCCGGCCCTCGTCGCCACAAAAATCTACCAACATTTGCAGGAGGGCGGCGCCTCCGCCGAACTCCACATCTTCAGCAAAGGCGACCACGGCTTCGGCGCTTTGCCTCCCAAAGGCTCCGTCCGTTCCTGGACCACCCTCTGCGCCGGCTGGCTGCGCGATCAGGGAATTCTCCCGGCGGAACCCGCCGCGAAATAG